One Aquarana catesbeiana isolate 2022-GZ linkage group LG06, ASM4218655v1, whole genome shotgun sequence genomic region harbors:
- the LOC141148064 gene encoding N-alpha-acetyltransferase 38-A, NatC auxiliary subunit-like — translation MAAVLEENGCSPPPGDLDVGPRNNARRKLQTLLNKNMRIEMTDGRSLIGCFLCTDRDCNVILDSAQEFLRPSDTFPIREPRVLGLAMVPGHHIVSIQVELESVTSPQYL, via the coding sequence ATGGCAGCTGTGCTGGAGGAGAATGGATGTAGTCCCCCTCCTGGGGACCTGGATGTGGGGCCCAGGAACAACGCCCGCCGTAAGCTGCAGACTCTCCTGAACAAAAACATGCGGATAGAGATGACAGATGGACGCTCCCTGATTGGCTGCTTCCTCTGTACAGACCGGGACTGTAACGTCATCCTCGATTCAGCCCAGGAATTCCTCCGTCCCTCAGACACTTTTCCTATCAGAGAGCCTCGTGTCTTGGGTCTTGCCATGGTCCCCGGACATCACATTGTGTCCATACAAGTGGAGCTGGAGAGCGTCACCTCCCCTCAGTACCTGTGA